The following coding sequences are from one Lycium ferocissimum isolate CSIRO_LF1 chromosome 3, AGI_CSIRO_Lferr_CH_V1, whole genome shotgun sequence window:
- the LOC132051026 gene encoding uncharacterized protein LOC132051026, with protein sequence MAAAGITRLPQRSPPIRLQQMLQVGRWMSKVAAGLKQKDESKTSANEKKKACCWIPDNRTGIYFPEGHEKVINDLPNGAASLTRTYWLRSEDGVDKPDPDFPKGHTVTYIGKYY encoded by the exons ATGGCTGCAGCTGGAATCACTAGGCTTCCCCAGAGATCACCTCCAATTAG GTTGCAACAGATGCTACAAGTGGGACGTTGGATGAGCAAGGTTGCTGCAGGGTTAAAACAGAAGGATGAATCTAAAACATCGGCGAACGAGAAGAAAAAAGCATGTTGCTGGATACCTGATAATAGGACAGGGATATATTTCCCAGAAGGTCATGAAAAAGTGATTAATGACTTACCAAATGGTGCAGCCTCTCTTACTCGGACATACTGGCTGAGGAGCGAAGATGGTGTCGACAAACCTGATCCTGATTTTCCCAAAGGCCATACCGTTACTTATATAGGGAAATATTATTAA